One stretch of Rhodohalobacter mucosus DNA includes these proteins:
- a CDS encoding TolC family protein, translating to MSVLTHKTIQLPFRLAAISILLTLVFLLRPLTAQDITVQLPEQARITAEQAVQLAVANNPDIKRALLSIENADEQVRIAWSEVLPTVSSSATYTRNIEIPVNFVPAQVFDPNAPAGELIPLQFGTDNNWQGGVTVSQNIFRGEAIVGISSSSLFKSAQEESLRNVAQQVITAARKGFHAVLIAKEQLRLQKAVIDRLRSNLRENRARLREGLIEEYDVLRLEVQLANEEPQLKDAELGVQEAYRSLNEIMGLPVDTPLEAVGSLSSFNLLRNGDSQNENESLYRLTAATPLPDLERQEVIDMMRNQRGDLRVLDVQNDLKDREILAIKSRFLPTISADYNLQWTAAQPGTPRPFENSVRFQTLVLNVSLPLFTGFERRANLNIAQIEKRDIEVQTWASEKTAMNEYETTSDRLTNLRETADSRQFAVEEAKRGLEIALRRYENGVGSQLEVTEAELQVREAELNYASLVADYLNTKADFDLALGLVPMIDETDYEF from the coding sequence ATGTCAGTTCTGACACACAAAACGATACAATTACCATTCCGGTTAGCGGCAATCTCAATACTGCTGACACTTGTATTTCTATTGCGGCCGCTTACTGCACAGGATATTACGGTACAGCTTCCTGAGCAGGCCAGAATTACCGCAGAACAGGCTGTTCAGCTCGCAGTAGCCAACAACCCGGATATAAAACGGGCCCTTCTGTCGATTGAAAATGCTGACGAACAGGTCAGAATTGCATGGAGTGAGGTCCTGCCAACCGTATCCTCCTCTGCAACGTACACCAGAAATATTGAAATACCGGTCAACTTCGTGCCTGCACAGGTATTTGATCCGAATGCGCCTGCCGGAGAACTCATTCCGCTGCAGTTCGGAACGGATAACAACTGGCAGGGGGGAGTAACCGTTTCTCAGAATATTTTCAGGGGCGAAGCGATTGTCGGGATCAGCAGTTCATCCCTGTTTAAATCTGCCCAGGAAGAGAGCCTGAGAAATGTGGCACAGCAGGTAATTACTGCCGCCCGAAAGGGATTTCATGCTGTACTGATTGCAAAGGAACAGTTGCGTTTGCAGAAGGCCGTTATTGACCGGCTGCGCTCAAACCTCCGTGAAAACAGGGCAAGGCTGCGTGAAGGGTTAATAGAGGAGTATGATGTACTGCGGCTTGAGGTACAATTGGCCAATGAGGAACCACAGCTGAAAGATGCCGAATTGGGTGTTCAGGAGGCATATCGGAGCCTTAACGAAATAATGGGCCTCCCGGTAGACACTCCGCTTGAGGCGGTTGGAAGTTTGAGCAGCTTTAATCTTCTCCGCAACGGTGATTCACAGAATGAAAATGAAAGCCTCTACAGACTCACGGCGGCAACGCCTCTTCCTGACCTTGAACGCCAGGAGGTGATTGATATGATGCGAAATCAGAGAGGAGACCTGAGAGTGCTCGACGTACAAAACGATTTAAAAGACCGCGAAATCCTTGCGATTAAAAGCAGATTTTTGCCCACCATTTCTGCAGACTATAACCTTCAGTGGACCGCAGCACAGCCCGGTACACCAAGACCTTTCGAAAACAGTGTGCGATTTCAGACATTGGTGCTGAATGTTAGCCTGCCGCTTTTTACAGGCTTTGAAAGGAGAGCCAATCTGAACATTGCCCAGATAGAAAAGAGAGATATAGAGGTGCAGACGTGGGCCAGTGAAAAAACGGCCATGAATGAATACGAGACCACTTCAGACAGGCTGACGAATCTGAGAGAGACAGCCGATTCGAGACAGTTTGCAGTTGAAGAAGCTAAAAGAGGACTGGAGATTGCCCTCAGAAGATATGAAAACGGAGTCGGGTCTCAGCTTGAGGTAACGGAGGCAGAACTGCAGGTTCGTGAAGCAGAACTAAATTACGCATCTCTTGTTGCAGACTATTTGAATACAAAAGCAGACTTTGACCTTGCATTGGGCCTGGTTCCAATGATTGATGAAACAGACTATGAATTTTAA
- a CDS encoding DMT family transporter — protein MKKISPQLLTDLSLLFIAVVWALNFTVIKASLSEIDPYSFNAIRFTLASSFIWLVLAKRKAWFTIPKGDILPLLGMGLAGNLLYQWLFIVGIDLTLAANAAVMLGTIPIWVALFSHLLSMEFMNRLKGVGVLLAFLGVLMIIFFAKNPISFESENFTGDLVIITAAMVWALYTIYSKKFLGRYTPLQYSTIMTTVGAISLALLAIPQAGATDWSAVSLASYAGAGFSGLLAIGVAYLIWNNGIRTVGAVRTATYQNLVPVLGLFFGILLLGESLELLQYLGSGVVIAGILITRHGGRVS, from the coding sequence ATGAAAAAAATTTCACCCCAACTCCTTACCGACCTATCGCTTCTCTTTATTGCCGTTGTCTGGGCTTTAAATTTTACCGTAATCAAAGCAAGTTTATCCGAGATAGATCCTTACAGCTTTAATGCTATCCGGTTCACACTGGCCTCTTCATTTATCTGGCTGGTGCTTGCCAAACGAAAAGCCTGGTTTACGATACCCAAAGGAGATATCCTCCCCCTTTTGGGTATGGGGCTTGCAGGTAATCTTCTGTATCAATGGCTCTTTATTGTAGGAATAGACCTCACACTGGCTGCCAACGCGGCCGTTATGCTGGGTACCATCCCCATTTGGGTAGCTCTTTTCTCTCATCTGCTTTCCATGGAGTTTATGAATCGCCTGAAAGGTGTGGGTGTGCTCCTGGCATTTTTGGGCGTATTGATGATCATTTTTTTCGCCAAAAACCCGATTTCGTTCGAGTCTGAAAACTTTACCGGTGATTTGGTGATCATTACGGCAGCCATGGTATGGGCTCTTTATACCATTTATTCAAAAAAATTCCTTGGCCGCTACACTCCTCTTCAGTATTCGACGATCATGACAACAGTCGGAGCCATTTCACTTGCACTGCTTGCCATTCCGCAGGCCGGGGCAACGGATTGGTCGGCTGTATCACTGGCATCATACGCAGGAGCCGGGTTCAGCGGACTGCTTGCGATCGGGGTCGCATATTTGATCTGGAATAACGGTATTCGAACGGTGGGAGCGGTCAGAACGGCAACCTATCAGAACCTGGTGCCTGTTCTGGGACTGTTTTTTGGAATTCTGTTGCTTGGCGAAAGCCTGGAACTTCTTCAGTATTTGGGTTCAGGCGTGGTTATCGCCGGCATTCTTATTACGAGGCACGGGGGCAGAGTATCGTAA
- the pyrR gene encoding bifunctional pyr operon transcriptional regulator/uracil phosphoribosyltransferase PyrR codes for MEEAKILTEEDVNRTYMRFAHQFLEPYDDPSQPAIIGMQTRGVYMGRRILDVIEKEFGLKSDFGVLDVTFYRDDYRSKLKMPEVKVTEIPFDLYNRDVILVDDVLYTGRTVRSAMDALMAYGRPRSIRFCCMIDRGHRELPVAADYVGLTVPTHADEEVRVKVRELDGEDAVYVVKVSEVKK; via the coding sequence TTGGAAGAAGCAAAAATCTTGACGGAAGAGGATGTGAATCGCACCTATATGCGATTTGCCCATCAATTCCTTGAACCGTACGACGACCCTTCGCAACCGGCTATCATTGGTATGCAGACGAGGGGCGTTTATATGGGGCGCAGAATTCTTGATGTCATTGAAAAAGAGTTTGGCCTCAAATCCGACTTTGGCGTACTCGATGTTACCTTCTACAGAGACGACTACCGCAGCAAACTCAAGATGCCGGAAGTGAAGGTCACGGAAATTCCGTTTGATCTATATAACCGGGATGTCATCCTGGTGGATGATGTACTCTATACAGGCAGAACGGTACGTTCTGCCATGGACGCTCTGATGGCCTATGGGCGTCCGCGCAGCATCCGTTTTTGTTGTATGATAGACCGCGGACACAGGGAGCTTCCGGTGGCTGCCGATTATGTAGGATTAACGGTTCCAACCCATGCCGACGAAGAAGTGAGGGTAAAAGTGCGTGAGCTTGACGGAGAGGACGCCGTTTATGTCGTAAAGGTGTCGGAGGTGAAAAAATGA
- a CDS encoding DMT family transporter, which produces MSVPAANHTDTPLLKVVLFLAAGMLTFGFAPILVRFSLETDPIALAALRTGFAVLMLFPFWFAKRASMEELKQSGVSQWLLAGAGVSLGAHFSFWIGSLHYTSVASASVLVTMHPVMLIVAESLIFKKKFRLPVWVGVFLAFSGSVLLGLADDSQMEQFPQALLGNGMAITAAIVFVCYFLLGRKIRQHTEWIDYVFFVYLYATITCAVLSIVSTAGVPKITLTAVWVGIALAAGPTILGHGAMNYAVKYISPTLLSTLVLSEAVVAAGAAYLIFSEVPSILSIGAMVVVVLGVALTWTRRLVRNRR; this is translated from the coding sequence GTGTCTGTTCCGGCCGCGAACCATACGGACACCCCACTCCTTAAGGTAGTTCTTTTTCTTGCCGCAGGCATGCTTACGTTTGGGTTTGCGCCTATACTGGTTCGTTTTTCACTCGAAACCGATCCCATTGCACTTGCAGCGCTCAGAACCGGTTTTGCCGTTCTTATGCTGTTTCCCTTTTGGTTTGCAAAGCGCGCTTCAATGGAAGAGCTTAAACAAAGCGGGGTTTCGCAATGGCTTCTGGCGGGTGCAGGGGTCAGCCTGGGAGCCCACTTTTCATTTTGGATCGGTTCTCTTCACTATACATCGGTTGCATCAGCTTCCGTTCTGGTTACGATGCACCCTGTCATGCTCATCGTGGCTGAAAGTCTGATTTTCAAAAAGAAATTCAGGCTTCCTGTCTGGGTTGGAGTATTTCTGGCCTTTAGCGGGTCGGTTCTTTTGGGGCTGGCAGACGATTCCCAGATGGAGCAGTTTCCCCAGGCGTTGCTGGGAAACGGTATGGCAATAACTGCGGCCATTGTGTTTGTCTGTTATTTTCTGCTGGGCCGTAAAATCAGACAGCACACCGAATGGATAGACTACGTGTTTTTTGTCTATCTCTACGCAACGATTACCTGTGCCGTTCTCAGCATAGTCAGTACGGCGGGAGTGCCGAAAATAACACTGACTGCCGTATGGGTGGGGATAGCCCTTGCTGCAGGACCAACCATTCTGGGACATGGTGCGATGAATTATGCTGTCAAATACATCTCACCGACACTTCTTTCCACCCTGGTACTTTCTGAAGCCGTGGTGGCGGCGGGAGCTGCCTATCTCATATTCAGTGAAGTTCCCTCAATACTCTCCATTGGCGCAATGGTTGTTGTTGTTTTGGGTGTGGCACTTACATGGACCCGGCGTCTTGTCCGCAATCGCAGATAG
- a CDS encoding aspartate carbamoyltransferase catalytic subunit, with the protein MSDAPGKTEYSFSQKHLLGLADYSADDILYVLEQAKTFREVLDRPVPKIPTLRDKTIVNLFYENSTRTRLSFELAQKRMGADVVNFSAGTSSAKKGESLKDTIRNISSMKIDMVVSRHESPGVPHFLTRCVEAAIINAGDGAHEHPTQALLDMFTIQQIHPELKGKKVAIIGDISHSRVVRSNIIGLKKVGADVVVCGPKSLMPRFTESLGASVSYNLEETLAWCDIAMALRIQMERIKGGTDLFPSVREYHETFGIKMEHLEKFPDFMVMHPGPINRGVEMESEVADSERAVILNQVTNGVAVRMAVLYLLSGGDRT; encoded by the coding sequence ATGAGTGACGCCCCCGGGAAAACGGAATATTCATTCTCCCAAAAGCACCTACTGGGGCTGGCCGACTACTCCGCAGACGATATTTTATATGTGCTGGAGCAGGCAAAAACATTCCGGGAAGTATTGGATCGCCCTGTACCCAAAATCCCCACTCTGCGCGATAAAACCATAGTAAACCTGTTTTACGAAAACAGTACGCGGACCCGCCTCTCATTCGAACTGGCCCAGAAAAGGATGGGGGCAGATGTTGTTAACTTTTCGGCAGGCACCTCAAGCGCCAAGAAGGGAGAGTCACTGAAAGACACCATTCGGAATATCAGTTCAATGAAAATTGATATGGTTGTCAGCCGTCATGAAAGCCCCGGCGTGCCTCACTTTCTTACCCGGTGTGTTGAGGCTGCAATCATCAATGCGGGCGACGGTGCTCATGAACACCCCACGCAGGCCCTGCTGGATATGTTCACCATACAGCAGATCCATCCGGAACTGAAAGGGAAAAAAGTGGCTATTATAGGCGATATTTCACACAGCCGGGTGGTCAGATCAAATATTATAGGTTTAAAAAAGGTGGGAGCAGACGTGGTTGTTTGCGGCCCCAAATCCCTGATGCCTCGTTTTACGGAATCGTTGGGAGCATCGGTTTCCTATAATCTGGAAGAAACCCTTGCCTGGTGTGATATAGCCATGGCGCTGCGCATCCAGATGGAGCGTATCAAAGGAGGAACCGATCTTTTTCCAAGTGTCCGGGAGTATCATGAAACGTTCGGTATTAAAATGGAGCACCTGGAAAAATTCCCTGATTTTATGGTAATGCATCCGGGTCCGATTAACCGCGGCGTTGAGATGGAAAGCGAAGTGGCCGATAGCGAACGTGCAGTAATTCTGAATCAGGTAACGAACGGTGTGGCCGTAAGAATGGCGGTATTATATCTGTTAAGCGGGGGCGACAGAACCTGA
- a CDS encoding TetR/AcrR family transcriptional regulator, with the protein MAKISRKEREKLARRELIIDTAEDLFSEKGFDGATMDEVAEQAELGKGTLYLHFKSKSSIFLAICERGSSLLNKQMSKVLTDDVKGIEMVKKLGFAYLEFIKEHPIYFSAFTFYETLMDDDNLSQSRLAAKCENHAREAMAYIVRALQVGMQDGSIKSTIEPREMGLIIWGASKGVVHMAFLKESRAHMKILDDVSFSLDSLLENFITLIGAGLQSNDSQSK; encoded by the coding sequence ATGGCTAAAATTAGCAGGAAAGAGCGGGAAAAACTTGCCCGCCGCGAACTTATTATTGACACAGCCGAAGATCTCTTTTCAGAAAAGGGTTTCGACGGTGCCACAATGGACGAAGTTGCCGAGCAGGCAGAGCTTGGTAAAGGTACCCTCTATCTGCACTTCAAGAGCAAATCCTCAATCTTTCTGGCAATCTGTGAACGCGGATCATCGCTTCTGAATAAGCAAATGAGCAAAGTACTCACGGATGATGTTAAAGGCATTGAAATGGTGAAAAAACTGGGTTTTGCATACCTGGAATTTATTAAGGAGCATCCTATCTATTTTTCAGCCTTTACGTTTTATGAAACATTGATGGATGATGACAACCTCTCGCAGAGCAGGCTGGCCGCTAAGTGTGAGAATCATGCCCGTGAAGCAATGGCCTACATTGTACGTGCCCTCCAGGTTGGCATGCAGGACGGCTCCATTAAAAGTACCATTGAGCCCAGAGAGATGGGGCTGATTATCTGGGGTGCTTCAAAAGGTGTGGTCCACATGGCGTTTCTGAAGGAGAGCAGGGCTCATATGAAAATATTGGATGACGTTTCCTTCAGTCTTGACTCCCTGCTTGAAAACTTCATTACACTCATAGGAGCGGGGCTCCAGTCAAATGACTCACAGTCAAAATAA
- a CDS encoding DUF4293 family protein: MIQRIQTVYLFLAAALNISVFFTPIYRHAVNDPAGWIGIGFAIFLTLAFLIAAAAIFLYQNRSLQIRIVKAGTYMQIVAIGFSAGILFSLGGFGTFLWQEVLSSGLIVLALMFYWLAGRSIKKDEELVKSMDRIR, translated from the coding sequence TTGATCCAGAGAATACAAACTGTCTATCTTTTTCTGGCAGCAGCACTGAACATATCCGTCTTTTTTACTCCCATATACCGGCATGCTGTAAATGATCCGGCCGGGTGGATAGGCATTGGGTTTGCAATATTCCTCACTCTGGCATTCCTGATTGCAGCAGCTGCCATATTCCTCTATCAGAACAGAAGCCTGCAAATCCGCATTGTAAAAGCAGGTACCTACATGCAAATTGTGGCAATTGGTTTTTCGGCCGGAATTCTGTTTTCTCTTGGCGGATTCGGAACATTTTTGTGGCAGGAGGTTTTGAGCTCCGGCCTTATTGTTTTGGCTCTGATGTTCTATTGGCTGGCCGGCCGGTCAATAAAAAAAGATGAAGAACTGGTGAAGTCGATGGACCGGATCCGATAG
- a CDS encoding efflux RND transporter permease subunit, with protein MNENPKNSPVKKSDESIGERKEFRLTSFSIDNRISVLVLIFLIAVMGIQSYMTIPKEAQPDITIPNVIVITTYPGVSPVDMEALITRKLEEELSGISDIKQMTSTTAEGYSSINVEFNTDVNIDEALQKVREKVDLAKPELPAEAEDPMIEEINVSEFPIMQVNVSGTYGLEELKVVAEDLQERLETIPQVLEVDLAGGLEKEVQVDVDLQMMKYYGVSFGDIIVAIQNENVTIPAGTVDVGNRKFLMRVPGEYDDPGPIEDIIIDAPNDRPIYIRDVATVTFGEKERESYAYLDSAPVITLSVKKRTGTNIIETSQAVQQIIARERPSMPPSTEIRVTSDMSEDIEMMVSSLENNIISGLLLVIGVLFFFLGVRNASFVGISIPLSMFMSFVILQFAGITMNMIVLFSLILALGMLVDNAIVVVENIFRYLEEGFGNFEAAKKGTGEVAMPIIAGTTTTLAAFLPIAFWPGIVGDFMSYLPITLIITLSSSLFVGLVINPVLCAVFMKLETTDTGTKAALTSSGKKVLYSVGLVLLILLSLGNPVFWIMFAVISILLVISYRLLLKPVSIWWQKEGLNQVLTRYKSTLKWSLKHRFTVLGLTLLLLISSVVVFALYNHGIEFFPEDIPPSRVYAQIETPPGTNVEFTRQIAEELERRARSIDNFGDVETMVTTAGAPISSGMDFGGGNTTNRGTIVLNFVDYNQREGSTFESIEELREILPVDLAGAEITVERQQDGPPTGKPINLEIVGQDLEGLQGISEEILRILENDPIYGKLDGLETDLPEARPEMRITVDREMASIFGVNTNDVGNTIRQAINGVEASQYRDGNDEYDITVRLAEEYRQDLSTLNDLTVMGEEGRQIPLSEIAQWTVDEGFGGIKRIDQDRVVTVMADVRSNFNSNAVLQEAQQLLEPYLQELPSNIQTRWTGQQQEQNEAQDFLTTAFMIALGLMAFILISQFNSISKPFIVMTSVIMSIAGVLYGLLIFQMPFGIIMTGIGVISLAGVVVNNAIVMIDYIDILRARDKMKLYDALVQGGMVRFRPVVLTAITTTLGLIPLAIGFNLDFITLANDPVEFYTNLGEYLYWGGEQAAWWSPMAIAVICGLLFATFLTLIVVPVLYYMIEEARRGTNRFMFGTVNPAIIIDQSEMIHQNGEKKSKPKEEEPVP; from the coding sequence ATGAACGAGAATCCTAAAAATTCACCTGTTAAAAAGTCTGATGAATCCATCGGGGAACGCAAAGAGTTCAGGCTTACCTCTTTCTCAATCGATAACAGGATCAGCGTATTGGTTCTGATTTTCCTGATTGCCGTCATGGGGATCCAATCGTACATGACCATTCCCAAGGAGGCACAGCCGGATATTACCATCCCGAATGTGATCGTTATTACAACCTACCCGGGGGTTAGTCCGGTGGATATGGAAGCCCTGATTACCCGTAAACTTGAAGAAGAACTATCGGGCATATCCGACATCAAGCAGATGACCTCTACAACTGCTGAAGGGTACTCTAGCATCAACGTTGAATTCAATACGGATGTGAATATTGATGAAGCCCTTCAAAAAGTGAGGGAGAAAGTCGACCTGGCAAAACCCGAACTGCCTGCAGAGGCAGAGGACCCGATGATTGAGGAGATCAACGTGTCTGAATTTCCCATTATGCAGGTGAATGTATCGGGTACGTATGGCCTGGAAGAGCTGAAAGTGGTTGCCGAAGACCTGCAGGAAAGGCTGGAAACCATTCCGCAGGTGCTGGAAGTGGATCTGGCCGGCGGACTGGAAAAGGAGGTCCAGGTTGATGTTGACCTGCAGATGATGAAATACTACGGTGTCTCATTTGGAGATATCATCGTTGCCATTCAAAACGAAAATGTAACGATACCTGCGGGAACGGTGGATGTGGGGAACCGTAAATTTCTAATGCGTGTACCCGGCGAGTATGATGACCCCGGACCCATCGAAGATATTATTATTGATGCACCAAATGATCGTCCTATCTATATCCGGGATGTGGCAACGGTAACGTTCGGCGAAAAGGAGAGGGAATCCTATGCGTACCTCGACAGCGCTCCCGTTATTACCCTATCAGTTAAGAAACGAACCGGAACCAACATCATTGAAACCTCACAGGCCGTTCAGCAGATTATCGCGAGAGAACGTCCTTCTATGCCGCCGTCTACGGAAATTCGGGTTACATCGGATATGAGTGAGGATATCGAAATGATGGTCAGCAGTCTCGAGAATAATATCATTTCGGGCTTATTGCTGGTCATTGGCGTTCTCTTCTTTTTCCTGGGGGTCAGAAATGCGTCATTTGTTGGTATTTCGATTCCATTGTCGATGTTTATGTCGTTTGTGATTCTTCAATTCGCCGGCATAACGATGAATATGATTGTACTTTTCTCACTCATCCTTGCGCTTGGTATGCTGGTTGACAATGCAATTGTTGTAGTTGAGAATATTTTCAGGTATCTGGAAGAGGGCTTCGGGAACTTTGAAGCGGCTAAGAAAGGAACCGGTGAGGTAGCCATGCCGATTATTGCGGGCACCACGACAACCCTGGCAGCATTTCTTCCCATTGCTTTTTGGCCCGGTATCGTGGGCGATTTCATGTCGTATCTGCCCATTACGCTGATCATTACGCTGAGCAGTTCACTTTTTGTGGGACTGGTGATAAATCCGGTTCTTTGTGCGGTTTTCATGAAGCTGGAGACGACGGATACGGGAACCAAGGCAGCCCTTACATCTTCAGGGAAAAAAGTACTCTACTCTGTTGGCTTGGTGCTGCTGATTCTTCTTTCACTTGGAAATCCGGTATTCTGGATTATGTTTGCCGTGATATCGATACTTCTTGTAATCAGTTACAGGCTGTTGCTAAAACCGGTGAGTATCTGGTGGCAAAAAGAGGGTCTGAACCAGGTACTTACGCGGTATAAGTCAACACTCAAGTGGTCACTGAAACACCGTTTTACCGTACTTGGGCTCACTCTTCTGCTTCTCATTTCAAGTGTAGTGGTATTTGCCCTATACAATCATGGGATCGAATTTTTCCCGGAGGATATTCCTCCATCCAGGGTATATGCCCAGATAGAAACTCCGCCCGGCACCAATGTGGAATTTACAAGGCAGATTGCGGAGGAACTGGAGCGCCGTGCCAGGTCTATCGACAATTTCGGTGATGTTGAAACGATGGTTACGACGGCCGGGGCGCCCATTTCCAGCGGAATGGATTTTGGCGGGGGCAATACAACCAACAGAGGTACGATTGTATTGAATTTCGTGGATTATAATCAGCGGGAAGGAAGTACATTCGAATCCATAGAGGAGCTGAGAGAAATTCTGCCTGTGGATCTGGCCGGAGCAGAAATCACAGTGGAACGGCAGCAAGACGGTCCGCCGACCGGAAAACCAATTAACCTGGAGATTGTGGGTCAGGATCTTGAAGGGCTCCAGGGCATTTCCGAAGAAATTCTGCGGATTCTGGAAAATGATCCAATCTACGGCAAGCTGGATGGCCTTGAGACGGACTTACCCGAAGCGCGGCCCGAAATGAGAATTACGGTCGACAGGGAGATGGCCTCCATTTTCGGTGTAAACACAAACGATGTTGGAAATACCATACGCCAGGCTATAAACGGAGTTGAAGCATCCCAGTATCGCGACGGAAATGATGAGTACGACATTACGGTACGGCTGGCGGAGGAATATCGGCAGGACCTCAGCACTCTCAATGATCTGACGGTTATGGGAGAGGAAGGCAGGCAGATACCGCTCTCTGAAATTGCTCAATGGACTGTGGATGAAGGATTCGGAGGGATAAAACGCATCGATCAGGATCGGGTGGTTACGGTGATGGCGGATGTTAGGTCGAACTTTAACAGCAATGCTGTGCTTCAGGAAGCACAACAGCTTCTTGAGCCATACCTGCAGGAGCTTCCCTCAAATATTCAGACCCGCTGGACAGGACAGCAGCAGGAACAGAATGAAGCCCAGGATTTCCTTACAACGGCTTTTATGATTGCGCTGGGACTTATGGCCTTTATTCTGATATCTCAGTTTAATTCAATTTCAAAACCATTTATTGTGATGACATCGGTGATCATGTCGATTGCGGGTGTTCTGTACGGGCTCTTAATATTTCAAATGCCGTTCGGAATCATCATGACAGGTATAGGGGTAATTTCGCTTGCAGGAGTTGTTGTTAACAATGCTATCGTGATGATCGATTACATCGATATTTTGAGGGCCAGGGATAAGATGAAGCTGTACGATGCCCTGGTACAAGGTGGAATGGTTCGCTTCAGGCCGGTTGTTTTGACAGCAATTACAACCACACTGGGGCTGATACCCCTCGCCATTGGTTTCAACCTCGATTTTATTACGCTCGCAAACGATCCCGTGGAGTTCTACACAAATCTTGGTGAATATTTGTACTGGGGCGGTGAGCAAGCAGCATGGTGGAGTCCGATGGCCATCGCGGTTATTTGCGGCCTGTTATTCGCAACATTTCTCACCCTGATTGTTGTCCCGGTTCTTTACTACATGATTGAAGAAGCAAGACGGGGTACCAACCGGTTTATGTTCGGTACCGTGAATCCGGCCATAATTATTGATCAGTCGGAGATGATACATCAAAATGGTGAGAAAAAGAGCAAGCCAAAGGAGGAGGAACCCGTACCCTGA
- a CDS encoding efflux RND transporter periplasmic adaptor subunit has product MEKMKTNTFALIILTILLGASSCTEQAEVTEREVRTVDVETEMLQPELFESYLRQVGTVTSTGDVIVAAEVSGVVDEVIRREGQDVRSGEPVVRLDNRQLRQEVRRLEAATNQSRENYERLQRLFENDDIGSEIDVINARYTYEQNLSQLESARINLENSVIKAPFSGTIENVLAEQGSMVSIGSPVFRIVDGEEKKIRLGVPARYSNAVDMGDMAEIWFNYEPDKRYTLPVTFIGNTIDPMNRTFRVDIDLPEELQNVKLEMIANVRIRTQYMEDVMIVNEEFLFQKENRYVVYVEGSNDQGEKIAVEREIQMGPSFENQTVVTNGINPGDVLITIGSSYLENGTRINTVENRDSESTALN; this is encoded by the coding sequence ATGGAAAAGATGAAAACGAATACCTTCGCGCTGATAATACTGACAATCCTGCTGGGTGCGAGTTCTTGCACAGAACAGGCAGAAGTAACTGAAAGAGAGGTGCGCACCGTAGATGTGGAAACCGAGATGCTGCAACCAGAATTATTTGAGAGCTACCTGAGACAGGTGGGAACGGTCACCTCTACAGGGGATGTAATCGTTGCTGCCGAAGTTTCGGGTGTGGTGGATGAGGTGATCAGAAGGGAGGGGCAGGATGTCCGGTCCGGAGAACCCGTTGTGAGGCTCGACAACCGCCAGCTGCGTCAGGAAGTGAGACGCCTGGAAGCCGCCACCAACCAGTCGCGGGAAAACTACGAACGACTCCAGCGCCTGTTTGAGAATGATGATATTGGCTCGGAGATTGACGTGATCAATGCACGCTATACCTATGAGCAAAATCTCTCACAGCTTGAATCGGCCAGAATCAATCTTGAGAACAGTGTTATCAAAGCACCATTTTCCGGCACGATAGAAAATGTACTTGCCGAACAGGGATCCATGGTTTCTATTGGATCTCCTGTATTCAGAATTGTGGATGGGGAAGAGAAAAAAATAAGGCTGGGTGTACCCGCAAGGTATTCCAATGCCGTTGATATGGGTGATATGGCCGAAATCTGGTTCAACTATGAGCCCGATAAGAGATACACGCTGCCGGTCACATTTATTGGAAATACAATAGACCCTATGAATCGAACATTCAGGGTGGATATCGACCTGCCGGAAGAGTTGCAGAACGTTAAGCTTGAAATGATCGCGAACGTGCGGATAAGAACCCAGTACATGGAAGATGTAATGATAGTGAATGAAGAGTTCCTCTTTCAGAAGGAGAACAGGTACGTCGTGTACGTGGAGGGAAGTAATGATCAGGGAGAGAAAATTGCCGTCGAAAGAGAGATTCAGATGGGCCCTTCGTTTGAAAATCAAACGGTGGTCACCAACGGAATCAATCCGGGTGATGTACTGATTACCATAGGATCATCATACCTGGAAAACGGAACGCGAATCAACACCGTGGAAAACCGGGACAGCGAGAGCACCGCTCTAAATTAA